One Candidatus Niyogibacteria bacterium DNA window includes the following coding sequences:
- a CDS encoding nucleoside monophosphate kinase: MENLLNFIFIGRSGSGKGTQAELLKKHLEEKYGPDSVLYIYTGAKLRELVGQKEFLTARLVDEKVMKAGAKAPDFLAVWAWASRFIQEMDEKKNLIVDGSPRTILEAKMLDESFLFYGRKKVFPVFIDVSREEATRRMKKRGRPDDTAERIENRLAYYEKYVRPALDYYKTESKNKIIQIDGNPLDPELIHQNVLKAVGLKR, translated from the coding sequence ATGGAAAATTTGCTGAATTTTATATTTATCGGCCGTTCGGGTTCGGGCAAAGGCACGCAAGCGGAGCTTTTGAAAAAACATTTGGAAGAAAAATACGGGCCGGACAGCGTTTTGTACATTTATACCGGCGCTAAACTGCGGGAATTAGTCGGGCAAAAAGAATTTTTAACCGCGCGGCTGGTTGATGAAAAAGTGATGAAAGCAGGAGCCAAAGCTCCTGATTTTTTGGCGGTTTGGGCTTGGGCCAGCCGGTTTATCCAGGAAATGGATGAAAAAAAGAATTTAATTGTGGATGGTTCGCCGCGGACGATCCTGGAGGCCAAAATGTTAGATGAATCTTTTTTATTTTACGGCCGAAAAAAAGTTTTTCCCGTTTTCATTGATGTTTCTCGGGAAGAAGCCACGAGAAGGATGAAAAAGAGAGGCCGGCCGGACGACACGGCTGAACGGATTGAAAATCGTTTGGCTTATTACGAAAAATACGTGCGGCCGGCTCTGGATTATTATAAAACAGAAAGTAAAAATAAAATTATTCAAATAGACGGCAATCCTCTGGATCCGGAATTAATCCATCAAAATGTTTTGAAAGCCGTTGGTTTGAAACGATAA
- the map gene encoding type I methionyl aminopeptidase: MRIKNEKELKILREGGRRLANIMDIVSQIAAPGITTAELDRRAEELILKQGGQPAFKGYKTADAKIPYPSSLCVSVNDEIVHALPSSRILKDGDIASLDLGMKWRGFYTDMAVTVPIGNVDEKSSRLIAVTKKALALGIGAIKDGGCVGDIGFSVESYVKLKRFYVVRELVGHGVGRAVHEKPEIPNWGKRGVGFLLEEGMVLALEPMVNVGTEKIKLTKDGWAWKTADGSRSAHFEHTVLVTKIGAEILTKI; encoded by the coding sequence ATGCGGATTAAGAACGAAAAAGAACTGAAGATTTTAAGGGAAGGCGGCCGGCGGCTGGCAAACATTATGGATATTGTTTCTCAAATCGCGGCGCCCGGAATTACCACCGCGGAGCTTGACCGGCGCGCCGAAGAATTGATTTTAAAACAAGGCGGTCAGCCGGCTTTTAAAGGATATAAAACCGCGGACGCGAAAATTCCTTATCCTTCTTCGCTTTGCGTTTCTGTTAATGACGAAATAGTGCATGCTCTTCCTTCCTCCCGAATCTTAAAAGACGGCGATATTGCCAGTTTAGATTTAGGAATGAAATGGAGAGGGTTTTATACGGACATGGCGGTTACCGTTCCGATCGGAAATGTTGATGAAAAATCTTCGCGGTTGATTGCCGTAACGAAAAAAGCGCTGGCATTGGGAATTGGCGCGATAAAAGACGGCGGCTGCGTTGGCGATATCGGATTTTCCGTTGAATCTTACGTAAAATTAAAAAGATTTTATGTGGTCAGGGAATTGGTCGGCCACGGCGTGGGCCGGGCGGTTCATGAAAAGCCGGAAATTCCGAATTGGGGAAAAAGAGGAGTGGGTTTTTTACTTGAAGAAGGAATGGTTTTGGCGCTGGAACCGATGGTGAACGTCGGCACCGAGAAAATAAAATTAACGAAAGACGGCTGGGCTTGGAAAACCGCGGATGGTTCGCGTTCCGCCCATTTTGAGCATACGGTGCTGGTAACTAAAATTGGCGCGGAAATTTTGACCAAAATATGA
- the ruvX gene encoding Holliday junction resolvase RuvX — translation MRFLGIDYGKKRIGTAMSDKEGQMAFPYAIIENNAEKFRAIGKICENEGISKIIMGLPKNLKGKETEMTKEIQEFGRRLYEEIGLKVIFQDEILSTKEAIRLQGRHKKIDASAAALILDSYLKK, via the coding sequence ATGAGATTTTTAGGCATTGATTACGGAAAAAAAAGGATCGGGACGGCAATGTCCGATAAAGAGGGACAGATGGCTTTTCCTTATGCTATTATTGAAAACAATGCTGAAAAATTCCGCGCCATCGGAAAGATTTGTGAAAATGAAGGTATTTCAAAAATCATTATGGGTTTGCCTAAGAATTTAAAAGGCAAAGAAACTGAAATGACCAAGGAGATTCAAGAATTTGGCCGGCGGCTTTATGAAGAAATCGGATTAAAAGTAATTTTTCAGGATGAAATTCTTTCCACTAAAGAAGCAATCCGGCTTCAAGGCCGGCATAAAAAAATAGACGCTTCCGCCGCCGCTCTTATTTTGGACAGTTATCTTAAAAAATGA
- a CDS encoding glycosyltransferase family 2 protein, whose translation MSNLQTNVFLSVIIPAYNEAERIETTLERISRYLKQQPYPYEIIVVNDASKDATAEKVEKLKREIIYLSLLNTKNNRGKGYAVREGMLAARGRIRLFTDADNSTDISHFELMRPFFDKGYEAVICSRDKKDAVGARQSVPQSRFKRLLGNLGNLFVQLVAVPGIWDTQCGFKAFRDFAAKEIFSRARIDRWGFDIEVLALARALKYKIGIVPADWKNDPFSHVKIASYFQVLWETIRVKWYLTLGKYNLK comes from the coding sequence ATGTCTAATCTGCAAACAAATGTTTTTTTATCGGTCATAATTCCGGCTTATAACGAAGCAGAGCGGATCGAAACAACTTTGGAAAGAATTTCGCGCTATCTTAAACAACAGCCGTACCCTTACGAAATTATCGTGGTGAATGACGCTTCAAAAGACGCGACCGCGGAAAAAGTGGAAAAATTAAAAAGAGAAATTATTTATTTATCGCTTTTAAACACAAAAAACAACCGCGGCAAAGGTTATGCGGTCCGAGAAGGAATGTTGGCAGCCCGCGGCCGGATTCGGCTTTTTACCGATGCGGATAATTCCACGGATATTTCCCATTTTGAGCTGATGCGGCCATTTTTTGACAAAGGTTATGAAGCGGTGATTTGTTCGCGCGATAAAAAAGACGCGGTCGGCGCGCGCCAGTCCGTGCCGCAAAGCCGGTTTAAACGTTTGCTCGGCAACTTGGGAAATCTTTTCGTTCAGTTGGTGGCGGTGCCGGGCATTTGGGATACGCAATGCGGCTTTAAAGCATTTCGCGATTTTGCGGCAAAAGAAATTTTTTCCCGCGCGCGAATAGACCGCTGGGGATTTGACATTGAAGTTTTAGCTTTGGCGCGCGCCTTGAAATATAAAATCGGCATTGTGCCGGCTGATTGGAAAAACGATCCTTTTAGCCACGTTAAAATAGCGTCTTATTTTCAGGTTTTATGGGAAACCATAAGAGTAAAATGGTATTTGACGCTGGGAAAATACAATCTTAAATAA
- a CDS encoding HIT domain-containing protein produces MKNKFSEFRQDIVSGDWILVASVRRKRPYFFNNVEESAREKFSLENCPFENPQKFENSKPLIWHALNPLKKSAGEFKNWFVQIIPNKYPILIPSKICPEKEPEGLYHKMDGVGYHEIIITRPHSRSLGEMNYNEAQLVLKTYQERYLQLKKEKCAEYILIFHNHGLKAGASIAHPHSQLAAMPTVPADVLKSFNGSERYFKKYGQCVHCVMMEWELKKKKRIVFQNDYFAVISPFAPRVSYEMRIYPKWHASHFEEIDEKKRSELAQALVEVLRRLGKALNNPDYNFFIHTAPAKKNNMAHYHWHFEIFPRIAVWAGLELGTGVEVVSISPEEAAEILRKS; encoded by the coding sequence ATGAAAAATAAATTTTCCGAATTCAGGCAGGATATCGTGTCAGGCGATTGGATATTGGTTGCTTCGGTACGGAGAAAACGGCCGTATTTTTTTAATAATGTTGAAGAAAGCGCGCGGGAAAAGTTCTCGTTGGAAAATTGCCCTTTTGAAAATCCGCAAAAATTTGAAAATTCAAAGCCTCTTATCTGGCATGCTTTAAATCCTTTGAAAAAATCCGCCGGAGAATTTAAAAATTGGTTCGTGCAAATAATCCCCAATAAGTATCCGATATTGATTCCTTCAAAAATTTGTCCTGAAAAAGAACCGGAAGGATTGTACCATAAAATGGATGGGGTGGGTTATCATGAAATAATAATAACCCGCCCTCATTCGCGGAGTTTGGGTGAGATGAATTATAATGAAGCCCAGTTGGTGCTTAAAACTTATCAGGAAAGATACCTTCAGCTTAAAAAAGAAAAATGCGCGGAATATATTTTAATATTTCATAACCATGGGCTGAAAGCGGGGGCGTCGATTGCCCATCCTCATTCCCAGCTGGCGGCCATGCCGACGGTGCCGGCCGATGTTTTAAAAAGTTTTAACGGTTCGGAAAGATATTTTAAAAAATACGGCCAATGCGTTCATTGCGTTATGATGGAATGGGAATTGAAGAAAAAAAAGAGAATAGTTTTTCAGAATGATTATTTTGCCGTGATTTCGCCGTTTGCTCCCAGAGTGTCTTATGAAATGAGAATTTATCCGAAATGGCACGCTTCTCATTTTGAAGAAATAGATGAGAAAAAGAGATCGGAACTCGCGCAAGCTTTAGTTGAGGTTCTGCGCCGATTGGGAAAAGCGCTGAACAATCCCGATTATAATTTTTTTATCCATACCGCGCCGGCCAAAAAAAACAATATGGCGCATTACCATTGGCATTTTGAAATTTTTCCCAGAATTGCCGTCTGGGCCGGATTGGAATTGGGAACGGGCGTTGAAGTGGTTTCTATTTCTCCCGAAGAAGCGGCGGAAATACTTAGAAAATCGTAA
- a CDS encoding DedA family protein, translated as MLENFKKKIHQTGIWVESWAETPHALFALFILAFIESSFFPIPPDVLLIALLVANNKVKWWKYALICSFGSVLGGLFGYFIGYGFYEAIGKKIVEFYNLGGLMAGMGVKYELYSFWIVFTAAFTPIPYKIFTISAGFFKIPLFGFIIASIIGRAARFFILAYFLKLFGSQVKRVIYKYFNIFSVIFIILLIGGFAVLKFIF; from the coding sequence ATGCTGGAAAATTTTAAAAAAAAAATCCATCAAACGGGAATCTGGGTTGAAAGCTGGGCGGAAACGCCTCACGCGTTGTTCGCGCTTTTCATTTTGGCTTTTATTGAAAGCTCTTTTTTCCCCATTCCGCCCGATGTTCTGTTGATTGCTCTTTTGGTGGCGAATAACAAGGTTAAATGGTGGAAATACGCGCTGATTTGCAGCTTTGGTTCGGTTTTGGGCGGGCTTTTCGGTTACTTTATCGGCTACGGATTTTATGAAGCAATAGGCAAAAAAATAGTGGAATTTTATAATTTAGGAGGATTGATGGCGGGGATGGGCGTCAAATACGAACTTTATTCTTTTTGGATTGTTTTTACCGCCGCTTTTACGCCGATTCCTTACAAGATTTTTACCATTTCCGCCGGCTTTTTTAAAATTCCTCTTTTCGGTTTTATTATTGCCTCAATAATCGGCCGGGCTGCCCGTTTTTTTATTCTCGCCTATTTTTTAAAACTTTTCGGCTCTCAAGTAAAGCGCGTTATTTATAAATATTTCAATATTTTTTCCGTTATTTTTATTATTTTGTTGATCGGAGGATTCGCGGTTTTAAAATTTATTTTTTGA
- a CDS encoding triose-phosphate isomerase, whose product MKRIIVANLKMNPETRGEAERLFREIKRTAGKLRGVETVFCPPFIYFSSLIVKAGLTNLKLGAQDVFWEHLPAKGGAFTGEISPLMLKKLGVKYVIIGHSERREHLKETDEMVNKKVKAALKAGLKVILCVGEKEKKEDVLPVTVKKELESALVGVSKKMAENLIIAYEPIWAISAGQAGQADKPEDVFEKTIYIRRILFDIFGQKLAYGAPILYGGSVNEKNAKDFLAVRNVSGLLVGGASLNAKKFGEILKQAAI is encoded by the coding sequence ATGAAACGGATTATTGTCGCTAATTTAAAAATGAATCCGGAAACGCGAGGCGAGGCGGAGCGGCTTTTTCGCGAAATTAAAAGAACAGCTGGAAAATTGCGGGGCGTGGAAACGGTTTTTTGCCCGCCTTTTATTTATTTTTCTTCTTTAATCGTTAAAGCCGGATTAACAAATTTGAAATTAGGCGCGCAAGATGTTTTTTGGGAGCATTTGCCGGCCAAAGGAGGCGCTTTTACCGGAGAAATTTCTCCTTTAATGCTGAAAAAACTGGGAGTGAAATATGTAATTATCGGCCATTCCGAACGGCGCGAGCATTTGAAAGAAACGGACGAAATGGTTAATAAAAAAGTGAAAGCCGCTTTAAAAGCCGGACTTAAAGTGATTCTTTGCGTGGGCGAAAAAGAAAAAAAAGAAGATGTTTTGCCGGTGACGGTTAAAAAAGAATTAGAGAGCGCTCTGGTTGGCGTTTCAAAAAAAATGGCTGAAAATTTAATCATCGCTTATGAGCCGATCTGGGCGATCAGCGCCGGCCAAGCTGGCCAAGCCGATAAGCCGGAAGATGTTTTTGAAAAAACCATTTACATCCGGCGGATTTTATTCGATATTTTCGGCCAGAAGTTGGCTTACGGCGCGCCCATTCTTTACGGCGGTTCGGTTAATGAAAAAAACGCGAAAGATTTTCTGGCGGTCCGGAATGTTTCCGGCCTTTTGGTCGGCGGCGCCAGTTTAAACGCGAAAAAATTCGGAGAAATTTTAAAACAAGCCGCCATTTGA
- a CDS encoding phosphoglycerate kinase has protein sequence MIMITASDGIFNLKSLAGKKALVRVDFNLPIRNNRVQNDFRIKKTLPLIRGLLRKKAKVILISHLENGGKIVSLRSLARYLKKYYLKNLKFIPDLLGRQAKKAIQAMKNGDAVILENLRMKAGEKRNDEKFSRQLASLADLYINEAFSASHRKHASIVGLPKFLPSYAGPLFLSEVNNLEKVFNPPRPFILILGGKKISTKFEFLKKFIKKADKIIVAGAVANFYLKEKGYEIGKSYCEKASATDFSGIKKARNIILPEDAVVLRNQKRKIVKIGEILKKDVIYDIGPKTVDQIKKEISRAGFILWNGPLGYFEKGYGKGTKEIAQALVRSGAKIVAGGGDTAAFLEKEKLLGKYFFISTGGGALLDFLSRRTLPGIEALKVRPVKL, from the coding sequence TTGATTATGATCACGGCTTCTGACGGAATTTTTAATCTTAAATCGTTAGCCGGAAAAAAGGCGCTGGTGCGGGTTGATTTTAATTTGCCGATTAGAAACAACCGGGTGCAGAATGATTTTCGGATTAAAAAAACCTTACCGCTCATTCGCGGTCTTTTAAGGAAAAAAGCAAAAGTTATTTTAATCAGCCATTTGGAAAATGGCGGTAAAATTGTTTCTTTGCGTTCGCTGGCCCGTTATTTAAAAAAATATTATCTTAAAAATTTAAAATTTATTCCCGATCTTTTGGGCCGGCAAGCGAAGAAAGCGATTCAAGCGATGAAAAACGGCGATGCGGTAATTCTTGAAAATTTAAGAATGAAGGCAGGCGAGAAAAGAAATGACGAAAAATTTTCCCGCCAGTTGGCTTCTTTGGCCGACCTTTACATTAACGAAGCCTTCAGCGCTTCTCATCGAAAACACGCTTCCATCGTCGGTTTGCCGAAATTTCTGCCATCTTACGCCGGTCCGCTTTTTTTGAGCGAAGTTAACAATCTTGAAAAAGTTTTTAATCCGCCTCGTCCTTTTATTCTGATTTTAGGCGGCAAAAAAATATCCACTAAGTTTGAATTTTTGAAAAAATTTATCAAGAAAGCGGATAAAATTATCGTGGCCGGAGCGGTTGCCAATTTTTATCTGAAAGAAAAAGGTTATGAAATAGGAAAATCTTATTGCGAGAAAGCGTCGGCAACGGATTTTTCCGGAATAAAAAAAGCAAGAAACATTATTTTGCCTGAAGACGCCGTTGTTTTAAGAAATCAAAAAAGAAAAATCGTAAAAATCGGAGAAATTCTGAAAAAAGACGTTATTTATGATATTGGGCCGAAAACGGTTGATCAGATAAAAAAAGAAATAAGCCGGGCCGGATTTATTCTTTGGAACGGGCCTCTCGGTTATTTTGAAAAAGGGTACGGCAAAGGAACAAAAGAAATAGCTCAAGCGCTTGTCCGTTCCGGAGCGAAAATCGTCGCGGGCGGCGGCGATACCGCCGCTTTTTTGGAAAAAGAAAAACTGCTCGGCAAATATTTTTTTATTTCCACCGGCGGCGGCGCGTTGCTGGATTTTCTTAGCCGCCGCACTCTGCCGGGGATTGAGGCTTTGAAAGTCCGTCCCGTTAAGTTATAG
- the recJ gene encoding single-stranded-DNA-specific exonuclease RecJ, with the protein MANTKKWILKKSYPASLIKKFPDEDEISRQMLFERGLKTREAGNKYFFPDYERDLHDPFQHKDMKKAAQRIIRAIKEEEKTVIFGDYDADGMCGAAIFSDFFKKIGFANFEVHIPDRYQEGYGLSQKAVEKFIGLKPALVVMVDCGVTNFQEIKKLHSYNIEVIVIDHHLTPSKLPEAYAIIDAKREDDDYPYKYLCGAGEAFKTIQAILKIESFGLPLGWEKWLLDLVGIAIIADMMPLTDENRALVYYGLRVAQKTKRPGLLALYRKLNLNPSLITEEDIAFSVAPHINAAGRMGRETTSFDLLITSSLTEAEWLVEKICQTKEEQRRLVDKIIQDVKSKYQDLDNLPPAIAMGDLSWNPGVLGLSANRLLEFFSRPVFLWGKGEISGNIKGSARSADLNVMEIMRGLPDDFFIDFGGHHFAGGFSVSLEKIAEFEKKINEIVSKKSRDKNHFLKIEADKELDIEKVNSHLFENIRRFAPFGAENPAPIFWFKNLELKHLTAMGNSGLHLKLFFRKSNGEELTAVLWFKGERPELQNLTAGSKLELLATIELSRYNGRKELRLGVADYRIL; encoded by the coding sequence ATGGCAAACACTAAAAAATGGATATTGAAAAAGTCCTATCCCGCGTCTTTGATTAAAAAATTTCCCGATGAAGACGAGATTAGCCGGCAGATGCTTTTTGAACGCGGCTTAAAAACCAGGGAAGCTGGAAACAAATATTTTTTTCCCGATTATGAGCGCGATCTTCACGATCCTTTTCAGCATAAAGACATGAAAAAAGCGGCTCAAAGAATTATTCGCGCGATTAAAGAAGAAGAAAAAACGGTTATTTTTGGCGATTACGACGCGGATGGAATGTGCGGGGCCGCTATTTTTTCAGATTTTTTTAAAAAAATCGGCTTCGCGAATTTTGAAGTGCATATTCCGGATCGTTATCAGGAAGGATACGGCCTTTCCCAGAAAGCGGTGGAAAAATTTATCGGATTAAAACCGGCTTTAGTGGTTATGGTTGATTGCGGCGTCACCAATTTTCAAGAAATTAAAAAACTTCATTCTTATAACATTGAAGTTATCGTTATTGATCATCATTTGACGCCGTCAAAGCTGCCCGAAGCCTACGCGATTATTGACGCAAAAAGAGAAGATGACGATTACCCTTATAAGTATCTTTGCGGCGCGGGAGAGGCATTCAAAACTATCCAGGCAATTTTAAAAATTGAATCTTTTGGTTTGCCGTTGGGCTGGGAAAAATGGCTTTTAGATTTAGTGGGCATCGCCATCATTGCCGATATGATGCCTTTGACGGATGAAAATAGGGCGCTTGTTTATTATGGCTTGAGAGTGGCCCAAAAGACTAAACGGCCGGGGCTTCTGGCGCTTTATCGTAAATTGAATTTGAATCCTTCTTTGATCACGGAAGAAGATATTGCTTTTTCCGTGGCGCCTCACATCAATGCCGCCGGCCGGATGGGGCGCGAAACCACCAGTTTTGATTTATTGATTACTTCATCGCTGACGGAAGCGGAATGGCTGGTGGAAAAAATTTGCCAAACTAAAGAAGAACAGCGCCGTTTGGTTGATAAAATAATTCAGGACGTCAAAAGTAAATACCAAGACCTTGATAATTTGCCTCCCGCCATCGCGATGGGCGATCTTTCGTGGAATCCGGGAGTTTTAGGATTAAGCGCCAACCGCCTTTTGGAGTTTTTTTCCCGGCCGGTATTTTTATGGGGAAAAGGAGAAATATCCGGCAATATCAAAGGTTCAGCCCGGAGCGCGGATTTGAACGTGATGGAAATAATGCGCGGCTTGCCTGATGATTTTTTTATTGATTTCGGCGGGCATCATTTTGCCGGCGGTTTTAGCGTATCCTTGGAAAAAATCGCAGAGTTTGAAAAAAAAATTAACGAAATTGTTTCCAAAAAATCGCGGGATAAAAATCATTTTTTGAAAATAGAAGCGGATAAAGAATTGGATATTGAAAAAGTTAACAGCCATCTTTTTGAGAATATCAGGCGTTTCGCTCCTTTTGGCGCGGAAAATCCCGCGCCGATTTTTTGGTTTAAAAATTTAGAGCTGAAACATCTTACTGCGATGGGCAACAGCGGCCTTCATCTTAAATTATTTTTTCGTAAATCAAACGGCGAAGAATTAACCGCGGTTTTATGGTTTAAAGGAGAGCGTCCCGAACTTCAGAATTTAACAGCCGGTTCAAAATTGGAACTTTTGGCGACGATTGAGCTTTCGCGCTATAATGGCCGGAAAGAACTTCGTTTGGGAGTGGCGGATTATCGGATTTTGTAA
- a CDS encoding ribonuclease HI family protein: MTEKKYQKKIFIFTDGGSRGNPGPAALGVAIQDENENLIKEYGEFLGKKTNNEAEYEAVIFALKKTKHLFGKKKIKEIEVTIKTDSELLARQLNGEYKIENANLQLLFMKIWNLKIDFGAVNFQHVAREKNKRADRLANEILDKKTLPLF, encoded by the coding sequence ATGACGGAAAAAAAATACCAGAAAAAAATTTTTATTTTTACCGACGGCGGATCCCGCGGCAATCCCGGACCCGCGGCTTTAGGCGTGGCGATTCAAGACGAAAACGAAAATTTAATTAAAGAATACGGGGAATTTTTAGGTAAAAAAACAAACAATGAAGCGGAATATGAAGCGGTGATTTTCGCGCTTAAAAAGACCAAACATCTTTTCGGGAAGAAAAAAATAAAAGAAATAGAAGTGACGATAAAAACCGACAGTGAACTTTTGGCCAGACAATTGAACGGTGAATACAAAATTGAAAACGCCAATCTTCAGCTTCTTTTTATGAAAATCTGGAATTTAAAAATTGATTTTGGCGCGGTTAATTTTCAACACGTGGCGCGCGAAAAAAATAAAAGAGCCGACCGTTTGGCGAACGAAATTCTGGATAAAAAAACTCTTCCGCTTTTTTGA
- a CDS encoding ComEC/Rec2 family competence protein has product MKGNILSAAIFGFIAGVGVRSFFDPLGSAAGFFLLFVFFALVLFFLIPRKIFFPAAALALAAFSLGVWRYEIKDQKSVPTVLRPRINSEVALRGLIIEEPDERENNMRFVFQADSLRQNNQWQGIISGKILVSTERYPGFKYGDFLEIKGVLKEPKNFSDDFDWRAYLAKDSIFLSMDYPKIEKQGEAAGPLFSIKQKLFALKNNFIAGISRVLPEPHASFLGGLTIGARKSIPENLREDFRKAGVIHLVVLSGYNVTIIAENIGRALAFLPLPNFFGVVLSVLVIIFFAAMTGASATIVRASIMAIFVLLARSTGKVYEVTRALMLAGFLMVLHNPKILRFDSSFQLSFAATLGLIYLAPRLEKYFSFLPKSFGLRGYAAATASAQLAVAPLILHSIGAISLVALPVNILILMFVPTTMFFGFLTWFFGLFNHLISLLFAWFAWILLNYELWVVNIFARLSWAEWRAPNFSAFSAVLIYGLLAWFVFKPRLFSGFFKKKEFSPALWNKEADEFEIEEIE; this is encoded by the coding sequence ATGAAAGGAAATATTTTATCGGCTGCGATTTTTGGATTTATCGCGGGCGTGGGAGTCCGTTCTTTTTTTGATCCGTTGGGAAGCGCGGCGGGGTTTTTTCTTTTATTCGTTTTTTTTGCTTTGGTTTTATTTTTTTTAATTCCCCGGAAAATTTTTTTTCCGGCAGCCGCTTTGGCGCTGGCCGCGTTCAGTTTGGGAGTTTGGCGTTATGAAATTAAAGACCAAAAAAGCGTTCCAACGGTTTTGCGGCCGCGAATAAACAGCGAGGTCGCGCTGCGCGGTTTAATTATCGAGGAGCCGGATGAGCGGGAAAATAATATGCGTTTTGTTTTTCAGGCCGACAGTTTGCGGCAGAATAATCAATGGCAGGGCATTATTTCCGGAAAAATTCTCGTTTCCACGGAAAGATATCCCGGATTTAAATACGGAGATTTTTTGGAAATAAAAGGCGTTCTTAAAGAACCGAAAAATTTTTCCGATGATTTTGATTGGCGGGCTTATCTGGCTAAAGACAGCATTTTTCTTTCAATGGATTATCCTAAAATTGAAAAACAAGGAGAAGCGGCTGGCCCGCTGTTCAGCATTAAACAAAAACTTTTTGCGCTGAAAAATAATTTTATAGCCGGAATTTCGCGCGTTTTGCCGGAACCGCATGCTTCGTTTTTAGGCGGATTGACGATCGGCGCCAGAAAAAGCATCCCTGAAAATCTGCGGGAAGATTTTAGAAAAGCCGGCGTGATCCATCTGGTGGTTTTATCCGGCTATAACGTGACGATTATCGCTGAAAATATCGGCCGCGCCCTGGCTTTTCTGCCTTTGCCGAATTTTTTCGGCGTTGTTTTAAGCGTTTTGGTCATCATTTTTTTTGCTGCGATGACCGGCGCTTCGGCGACAATCGTCCGAGCTTCCATAATGGCTATTTTTGTTCTTCTGGCGCGTTCCACCGGAAAAGTTTATGAAGTAACCAGGGCGCTGATGCTCGCCGGTTTTCTGATGGTTTTACATAATCCTAAAATTTTGCGTTTTGATTCTTCTTTTCAACTTTCTTTCGCGGCCACTCTCGGCCTTATTTATTTGGCGCCGCGGCTGGAAAAATATTTCAGCTTTTTACCGAAAAGTTTCGGCTTAAGGGGTTATGCCGCGGCCACTGCCTCGGCCCAACTGGCGGTTGCTCCTTTAATTTTACATTCAATTGGCGCGATTTCTTTGGTCGCTTTGCCGGTGAATATCCTGATTTTAATGTTTGTTCCCACAACGATGTTTTTCGGATTTTTGACATGGTTTTTCGGATTATTTAACCATTTAATTAGTTTACTTTTTGCTTGGTTTGCCTGGATTTTGCTTAATTACGAACTTTGGGTGGTGAATATTTTTGCCCGGCTTTCCTGGGCAGAATGGCGGGCGCCGAATTTTTCCGCTTTTTCCGCGGTTTTGATTTACGGTTTACTGGCTTGGTTTGTTTTTAAACCGCGATTATTTTCCGGTTTTTTCAAAAAAAAGGAATTTTCTCCGGCGCTTTGGAATAAAGAAGCGGACGAGTTTGAAATAGAAGAGATTGAATGA